A single region of the Streptomyces diastaticus subsp. diastaticus genome encodes:
- a CDS encoding DUF6234 family protein yields the protein MKPSSPQSGGVPARPAGHAPLGPLAQFGVALGLVVLETASAAAVLLFWFGAALHLDTGTPAPEVSPTPYLLALAAIGLCAGAAAFASGRRREWGVAVTQGLMAASLIGAALVGATLEARGAARDQPPPAAPGVAGCRSGDDSRECAHLGG from the coding sequence ATGAAACCGAGTTCACCGCAGTCCGGCGGCGTTCCGGCCCGGCCCGCCGGCCATGCGCCGCTGGGCCCGCTCGCCCAGTTCGGAGTGGCGCTCGGGCTGGTCGTGCTGGAGACGGCGTCGGCGGCGGCCGTGCTGCTGTTCTGGTTCGGCGCCGCCCTCCACCTCGACACCGGGACGCCCGCCCCCGAGGTCTCCCCCACCCCCTACCTGCTCGCCCTCGCCGCGATCGGACTCTGCGCGGGCGCGGCGGCGTTCGCCTCGGGCCGCCGCCGGGAGTGGGGCGTGGCCGTCACACAGGGGCTCATGGCCGCCTCGCTGATCGGCGCCGCCCTCGTCGGCGCCACCCTGGAGGCCCGCGGGGCCGCCCGTGACCAACCGCCACCGGCGGCGCCGGGCGTGGCCGGCTGCCGCAGCGGGGACGACAGCCGGGAGTGCGCGCACCTGGGCGGGTGA
- a CDS encoding PTS transporter subunit EIIC has product MAENKNRALAAAILPLVGGAANVTTVVHCMTRLRLGLADRSLVQDEALKAVPGVMGVVEDDTYQVVLGPGTVARVTPEFEALVEEERAAAPAPGSAAGAAPAAAPEPHPVTAEELAARGAELKAARKARNATPLKLFLRRIANIFVPLIPALIGCGIVAGVNGLLTNLGWAPGVTPALGALASGFMALIAVFVGYNTAKEFGGTPILGGAVASIIVFPGVGDVEVLGSRLSPGQGGVLGALGAAVLAVYVERWCRRRVPEAVDVLVTPTVTVLVAGLVTVFGLMFVAGQIASGIGTGADWLLENTGAFAGLVLGGLFLPLVMLGLHQALIPIHTTLIESQGYTALLPILAMAGAGQVGCAVAVYLRLRRNASLRRTIRSAMPAGILGVGEPLIYGVSLPLGRPFITACVGGAAGGAFIGAFSMLGDTVGSTAIGPSGWALFPLLAGNQSLGLLVAVYGGGLLTGYLVGFLATYFFGFSKQMLADLDADVDAGESGEARAEAEPADAPAGTPGGPGPQGTADPSGRHPGTPPATAPAPAPSS; this is encoded by the coding sequence ATGGCTGAGAACAAGAACCGCGCCCTCGCCGCCGCGATCCTCCCGCTCGTCGGCGGCGCCGCCAACGTCACCACCGTCGTCCACTGCATGACCCGGCTGCGGCTGGGCCTGGCGGACCGCTCGCTCGTCCAGGACGAGGCGCTGAAGGCCGTGCCCGGCGTGATGGGCGTGGTCGAGGACGACACGTACCAGGTCGTCCTCGGGCCCGGGACGGTCGCCCGGGTCACGCCGGAGTTCGAGGCGCTGGTGGAGGAGGAGCGAGCGGCCGCGCCCGCCCCCGGGTCCGCCGCCGGAGCCGCGCCCGCCGCCGCTCCCGAGCCGCACCCGGTGACCGCCGAGGAGCTGGCCGCGCGCGGCGCCGAGCTCAAGGCGGCCCGCAAGGCGCGCAACGCCACCCCGCTCAAGCTGTTCCTGCGCCGCATCGCCAACATCTTCGTGCCGCTGATCCCGGCCCTGATCGGCTGCGGCATCGTCGCGGGCGTCAACGGCCTGCTGACCAACCTCGGCTGGGCCCCGGGCGTGACCCCGGCGCTCGGCGCGCTCGCCTCGGGCTTCATGGCGCTCATCGCGGTCTTCGTCGGCTACAACACGGCGAAGGAGTTCGGCGGGACACCGATCCTGGGCGGGGCCGTCGCCTCGATCATCGTCTTCCCGGGTGTCGGCGACGTCGAGGTCCTCGGCTCGCGGCTCTCACCCGGGCAGGGCGGCGTGCTGGGCGCGCTGGGCGCTGCGGTCCTCGCGGTGTACGTCGAGCGGTGGTGCCGGCGCCGGGTGCCGGAGGCGGTGGACGTGCTGGTCACGCCGACCGTCACGGTGCTCGTCGCCGGTCTGGTCACCGTCTTCGGCCTGATGTTCGTCGCCGGGCAGATCGCCTCCGGGATCGGCACCGGCGCCGACTGGCTGCTGGAGAACACCGGCGCCTTCGCCGGCCTCGTGCTGGGCGGCCTCTTCCTGCCCCTGGTCATGCTCGGCCTGCACCAGGCGCTCATCCCCATCCACACCACGCTGATCGAGTCGCAGGGCTACACCGCGCTGCTGCCGATCCTCGCCATGGCCGGCGCCGGGCAGGTCGGCTGCGCCGTCGCCGTCTACCTGCGGCTGCGCCGCAACGCCTCGCTGCGCCGGACCATCCGCTCGGCGATGCCCGCGGGCATCCTCGGCGTCGGCGAGCCGCTGATCTACGGCGTCTCGCTGCCGCTGGGCCGCCCCTTCATCACCGCCTGCGTGGGCGGTGCGGCGGGCGGCGCCTTCATCGGCGCCTTCTCGATGCTCGGCGACACCGTCGGCTCCACCGCGATCGGCCCGTCCGGCTGGGCCCTCTTCCCGCTCCTCGCGGGCAACCAGAGCCTCGGCCTGCTCGTCGCCGTCTACGGCGGCGGTCTGCTCACCGGTTACCTGGTCGGCTTCCTCGCCACGTACTTCTTCGGCTTCAGCAAGCAGATGCTGGCCGACCTCGACGCCGACGTCGACGCCGGGGAGTCCGGCGAGGCCCGCGCCGAGGCGGAGCCCGCCGACGCGCCCGCCGGCACGCCCGGGGGACCCGGCCCCCAGGGCACGGCCGACCCCTCCGGCCGCCACCCGGGAACGCCCCCGGCCACGGCACCGGCCCCCGCGCCGAGCAGCTGA
- the groL gene encoding chaperonin GroEL (60 kDa chaperone family; promotes refolding of misfolded polypeptides especially under stressful conditions; forms two stacked rings of heptamers to form a barrel-shaped 14mer; ends can be capped by GroES; misfolded proteins enter the barrel where they are refolded when GroES binds) produces the protein MAKIIAFDEEARRGLERGMNQLADAVKVTLGPKGRNVVLEKKWGAPTITNDGVSIAKEIELEDPYEKIGAELVKEVAKKTDDVAGDGTTTATVLAQALVREGLRNVAAGANPMALKRGIEKAVEAVSSALLEQAKDVETKEQIASTASISAADTQIGELIAEAMDKVGKEGVITVEESQTFGLELELTEGMRFDKGYISAYFATDMERMEASLDDPYILIVNSKIGNVKDLLPLLEKVMQSGKPLLIIAEDVEGEALSTLVVNKIRGTFKSVAVKAPGFGDRRKAMLGDIAILTGGTVISEEVGLKLENAGLDLLGRARKVVITKDETTIVDGAGDSDQVNGRVAQIRAEIENSDSDYDREKLQERLAKLAGGVAVIKAGAATEVELKERKHRIEDAVRNAKAAVEEGIVAGGGVALLQASSVFEKLELEGDEATGAAAVKLALEAPLKQIAVNGGLEGGVVVEKVRNLAIGHGLNAATGEYVDMIAEGILDPAKVTRSALQNAASIAALFLTTEAVIADKPEKAAAAAPGGMPGGDMDF, from the coding sequence ATGGCCAAGATCATCGCGTTCGACGAGGAGGCGCGGCGCGGTCTCGAGCGCGGGATGAACCAGCTCGCCGACGCCGTCAAGGTCACCCTTGGCCCCAAGGGCCGCAACGTCGTCCTCGAGAAGAAGTGGGGCGCCCCCACGATCACCAACGATGGTGTCTCCATCGCCAAGGAGATCGAGCTCGAAGACCCGTACGAGAAGATCGGCGCCGAGCTGGTCAAGGAGGTCGCGAAGAAGACGGACGACGTCGCCGGTGACGGCACGACGACCGCGACCGTCCTGGCCCAGGCGCTCGTCCGCGAGGGTCTGCGCAACGTCGCCGCGGGTGCCAACCCGATGGCCCTGAAGCGCGGCATCGAGAAGGCCGTCGAGGCCGTCTCCTCCGCGCTGCTGGAGCAGGCGAAGGACGTGGAGACCAAGGAGCAGATCGCCTCCACCGCCTCCATCTCCGCCGCCGACACCCAGATCGGCGAGCTGATCGCCGAGGCCATGGACAAGGTCGGCAAGGAAGGCGTCATCACCGTCGAGGAGTCCCAGACCTTCGGTCTGGAGCTGGAGCTCACCGAGGGTATGCGCTTCGACAAGGGCTACATCTCGGCGTACTTCGCCACCGACATGGAGCGGATGGAGGCGTCGCTCGACGACCCGTACATCCTCATCGTCAACTCCAAGATCGGCAACGTGAAGGACCTCCTCCCGCTGCTGGAGAAGGTCATGCAGTCGGGCAAGCCGCTGCTGATCATCGCCGAGGACGTCGAGGGCGAGGCCCTGTCGACCCTGGTGGTCAACAAGATCCGCGGCACCTTCAAGTCCGTCGCCGTCAAGGCCCCGGGCTTCGGTGACCGCCGCAAGGCCATGCTCGGCGACATCGCCATCCTCACGGGCGGCACGGTCATCTCCGAGGAGGTCGGCCTCAAGCTCGAGAACGCCGGCCTGGACCTGCTGGGCCGCGCCCGCAAGGTCGTCATCACCAAGGACGAGACCACCATCGTCGACGGTGCCGGCGACAGCGACCAGGTCAACGGCCGCGTCGCGCAGATCCGCGCCGAGATCGAGAACAGCGACTCGGACTACGACCGCGAGAAGCTCCAGGAGCGTCTGGCGAAGCTGGCCGGCGGCGTGGCCGTCATCAAGGCCGGCGCCGCCACCGAGGTGGAGCTGAAGGAGCGCAAGCACCGCATCGAGGACGCGGTGCGCAACGCCAAGGCCGCCGTCGAGGAGGGCATCGTCGCCGGTGGTGGCGTGGCTCTGCTCCAGGCGTCCTCGGTCTTCGAGAAGCTGGAGCTCGAGGGCGACGAGGCCACCGGTGCCGCCGCCGTCAAGCTGGCCCTGGAGGCCCCGCTCAAGCAGATCGCCGTCAACGGTGGTCTGGAGGGCGGCGTGGTCGTGGAGAAGGTGCGCAACCTCGCCATCGGTCACGGCCTGAACGCCGCGACCGGCGAGTACGTCGACATGATCGCCGAGGGCATCCTCGACCCGGCCAAGGTGACGCGTTCCGCGCTCCAGAACGCCGCGTCGATCGCCGCCCTCTTCCTCACCACCGAGGCCGTCATCGCCGACAAGCCGGAGAAGGCCGCCGCGGCTGCCCCGGGTGGCATGCCCGGCGGTGACATGGACTTCTGA
- a CDS encoding cold-shock protein yields MAQGTVKWFNAEKGYGFIAVDGGADVFVHYSAIQMDGYRTLEEGQRVEFEISQGQKGPQADMVRVAA; encoded by the coding sequence ATGGCTCAGGGCACCGTCAAGTGGTTCAACGCGGAGAAGGGCTACGGCTTCATCGCGGTCGACGGTGGTGCGGATGTATTCGTCCACTACAGCGCGATCCAGATGGACGGCTACCGCACCCTTGAAGAGGGTCAGAGGGTCGAATTCGAGATCTCGCAGGGGCAGAAGGGGCCGCAGGCGGACATGGTCCGCGTGGCCGCCTGA
- a CDS encoding DUF4031 domain-containing protein — MIYIDPPAWPGHGRLWSHLVSDVSYEELHAFAARLGVPPRAFERDHYDLPAHRYDEAVRAGAAEVSSREVVVLLTRAGLRRRKRWGGAR, encoded by the coding sequence GTGATCTACATCGACCCGCCGGCCTGGCCCGGCCACGGCCGCCTCTGGTCGCACCTGGTCAGCGACGTCTCCTACGAGGAGCTGCACGCCTTCGCGGCCCGGCTCGGGGTGCCGCCGCGCGCCTTCGAACGGGACCACTACGATCTGCCCGCCCACCGGTACGACGAGGCGGTGCGGGCCGGGGCCGCCGAGGTCTCCAGCCGCGAGGTGGTGGTGCTGCTGACCCGGGCGGGGCTGCGGCGGCGCAAGCGCTGGGGCGGCGCCCGGTAG
- the murQ gene encoding N-acetylmuramic acid 6-phosphate etherase: MTDTTAREDASSDGGLRAQLETLTTEAFRPELAEIDRLPTLDIARTMNAEDATVPAAVAAALPGIAAAIDRIAERMARGGRLVYAGAGTAGRLGVLDASECPPTFNTDPAEVVGLIAGGPRALVTSVEGAEDSAELAAEDLAELALTADDTVVGISASGRTPYAVGAVTYARRAGALTVGLSCNAGSALAAAADHGVEVVVGPELLTGSTRLKSGTAQKLVLNMISTLTMIRLGKTYGNLMVDVRASNEKLRARSRRIVALATGAGDEEIEAALTATGGEVKNAILTLLGDVDAATADRLLTDARGHLRDALAAARPGTT, translated from the coding sequence ATGACCGACACCACCGCCCGTGAAGACGCCTCGTCCGACGGCGGTCTCCGTGCCCAACTGGAGACGCTGACCACCGAGGCGTTCCGGCCCGAGCTGGCCGAGATCGACCGGCTCCCCACCCTGGACATCGCCCGCACCATGAACGCGGAGGACGCCACGGTGCCCGCCGCCGTCGCCGCCGCGCTGCCCGGGATCGCCGCCGCCATCGACCGGATCGCGGAGCGGATGGCGCGCGGCGGACGGCTCGTCTACGCGGGCGCGGGTACGGCCGGGCGGCTCGGCGTGCTGGACGCGAGCGAGTGCCCGCCCACCTTCAACACCGACCCCGCCGAGGTCGTCGGCCTCATCGCGGGCGGCCCCCGTGCCCTGGTCACCTCCGTCGAGGGCGCCGAGGACAGCGCCGAACTGGCCGCCGAGGACCTGGCCGAGCTGGCGCTGACCGCCGACGACACGGTGGTCGGGATCTCCGCCTCGGGCCGCACGCCGTACGCGGTCGGCGCCGTGACGTACGCCCGGCGGGCGGGCGCGCTCACCGTCGGTCTCTCCTGCAACGCGGGCAGCGCGCTGGCGGCCGCCGCCGACCACGGCGTCGAGGTCGTGGTGGGGCCGGAGCTGCTGACCGGCTCGACCCGGCTGAAGTCCGGCACCGCGCAGAAGCTGGTGCTCAACATGATCTCGACGCTCACCATGATCCGGCTCGGCAAGACGTACGGGAACCTCATGGTCGACGTGCGCGCCTCCAACGAGAAGCTGCGGGCCCGCTCGCGCCGCATCGTCGCGCTGGCCACCGGCGCCGGGGACGAGGAGATCGAGGCGGCGCTGACCGCCACCGGCGGCGAGGTGAAGAACGCCATCCTCACCCTCCTCGGCGACGTCGACGCCGCCACCGCCGACCGCCTGCTCACCGACGCCAGGGGCCATCTGCGCGACGCGCTCGCCGCCGCCCGGCCCGGCACCACCTGA
- a CDS encoding 50S ribosomal protein bL37 — protein MSSKRRRKKKARRKNGANHGSRPQS, from the coding sequence ATGTCCTCGAAGCGTCGCCGCAAGAAGAAGGCTCGCCGCAAGAACGGCGCCAACCACGGCAGCAGGCCGCAGTCCTGA
- the thrC gene encoding threonine synthase, whose translation MAVHTVATTPATPSQDAPAVDLGPAVALSCRECGERFPLGPVFACVSCFGPLEVAYDLPTGDPQALRAAIEAGPDNIWRYAPLLPVPADVATKPSLNPGFTQLVKADHLAAELGVTGGLYVKDDSGNPTHSFKDRVVAIAVEAARAFGFTTLSCSSTGNLAGAVGAAAARAGFRSCVFIPHDLEQGKVVMAAVYGGDLVGIEGNYDDVNRFCSELIGDPLGEGWGFVNVNLRPYYGEGSKSLAYEIAEQLGWRLPDQIVIPVASGSQLTKIDKGFKELIALGLVEDRPYKIFGAQAEGCSPVSTAYKAGHDVVRPQKPDTIAKSLAIGNPADGPYVLDIARRTGGAVEDVDDAQVVDAIKLLARTEGIFAETAGGVTVGVTRKLVEAGLIDPSLTTVVLNTGDGLKTLDAVAPTTGPTATIRPDLDAFRAAGLATS comes from the coding sequence ATGGCTGTGCACACCGTCGCCACCACCCCCGCCACCCCCTCGCAGGACGCCCCCGCGGTCGACCTCGGTCCCGCCGTCGCCCTCTCCTGCCGCGAGTGCGGCGAGCGCTTCCCGCTCGGCCCGGTCTTCGCCTGCGTGAGCTGTTTCGGGCCCCTGGAGGTCGCCTACGACCTGCCGACCGGTGACCCGCAGGCCCTGCGCGCCGCCATCGAGGCCGGCCCGGACAACATCTGGCGGTACGCCCCGCTGCTGCCCGTCCCCGCCGACGTCGCCACCAAGCCCAGCCTGAACCCGGGCTTCACCCAACTGGTCAAGGCCGACCACCTCGCCGCCGAGCTGGGCGTCACCGGCGGCCTGTACGTCAAGGACGACTCCGGCAACCCGACGCACTCCTTCAAGGACCGCGTCGTCGCCATCGCCGTCGAGGCCGCCCGCGCCTTCGGCTTCACCACCCTCTCCTGCTCCTCCACGGGCAACCTCGCGGGTGCCGTCGGCGCCGCCGCCGCCCGCGCGGGCTTCCGCTCCTGCGTCTTCATCCCGCACGACCTGGAACAGGGCAAGGTCGTCATGGCCGCGGTCTACGGCGGCGACCTGGTCGGCATCGAGGGCAACTACGACGACGTGAACCGCTTCTGCTCCGAGCTGATCGGCGACCCGCTCGGCGAGGGCTGGGGCTTCGTCAACGTCAACCTGCGCCCGTACTACGGCGAGGGCTCCAAGTCCCTGGCCTACGAGATCGCGGAGCAGCTCGGCTGGCGGCTGCCCGACCAGATCGTGATCCCGGTCGCCTCCGGCTCGCAGCTCACCAAGATCGACAAGGGGTTCAAGGAGCTGATCGCGCTCGGACTGGTCGAGGACCGCCCGTACAAGATCTTCGGTGCCCAGGCAGAGGGCTGCTCGCCGGTCTCCACCGCCTACAAGGCCGGGCACGACGTGGTCCGCCCGCAGAAGCCCGACACCATCGCCAAGTCGCTCGCCATCGGCAACCCGGCCGACGGTCCCTACGTCCTGGACATCGCCCGGCGCACCGGGGGCGCCGTCGAGGACGTGGACGACGCGCAGGTGGTCGACGCCATCAAGCTGCTCGCCCGCACCGAGGGCATCTTCGCGGAGACCGCGGGCGGCGTGACCGTCGGCGTCACCCGCAAGCTCGTCGAGGCCGGGCTGATCGACCCGTCCCTGACCACCGTCGTCCTCAACACCGGCGACGGACTGAAGACCCTGGACGCCGTGGCGCCCACCACCGGGCCGACCGCGACGATCCGGCCCGACCTGGACGCGTTCCGCGCCGCAGGGCTCGCCACCTCCTGA
- a CDS encoding histidine phosphatase family protein produces MSTPHPPLPTVTRLGSVSVVRHGESTANVRYARAKESGDVSVPEGRTEDTPLTERGERQAARFGMWLAGAIGAGNGPGLVVCSPYVRARRTWEIAAGVCEERGRAVPPVVYEERVRDRENGVFALHSAPAWRAADPREWARREQSEEWTYRPPGGESLADVALRVRGLLGDLDAVAAGRRVLIVAHDAVAVAVAYVLEGLGAPVPDRPQVANASVSAWHNEGGRLVPGVWNGTGHL; encoded by the coding sequence ATGTCCACCCCTCACCCGCCTCTGCCCACCGTCACCCGTCTCGGCTCCGTCAGCGTCGTCCGGCACGGGGAGAGCACGGCGAACGTGCGGTACGCGCGGGCCAAGGAGAGCGGGGACGTGTCGGTGCCGGAGGGGCGGACCGAGGACACGCCGTTGACGGAGCGGGGGGAGCGGCAGGCGGCCCGGTTCGGCATGTGGCTGGCCGGCGCGATCGGGGCGGGGAACGGGCCCGGGCTGGTGGTGTGTTCGCCGTACGTGAGGGCGCGGCGGACCTGGGAGATCGCGGCCGGGGTCTGCGAGGAGCGGGGGCGGGCGGTGCCGCCGGTGGTGTACGAGGAGCGGGTGCGGGACCGGGAGAACGGGGTGTTCGCCCTGCACTCGGCGCCCGCGTGGCGGGCGGCCGATCCGCGAGAGTGGGCGCGGCGGGAGCAGAGCGAGGAGTGGACGTACCGGCCACCGGGTGGCGAGTCGCTGGCGGACGTGGCGCTGCGGGTGCGGGGGCTGCTCGGTGACCTGGACGCGGTGGCGGCGGGGCGGCGGGTGCTGATCGTCGCGCACGACGCGGTCGCGGTGGCCGTGGCGTACGTGCTGGAAGGGCTCGGTGCGCCGGTGCCCGACCGGCCCCAGGTGGCCAACGCCTCCGTCTCCGCCTGGCACAACGAGGGCGGCCGGCTGGTGCCGGGGGTGTGGAACGGCACCGGCCACCTCTAG
- a CDS encoding glucosyl-3-phosphoglycerate synthase: MLEEVERWLTKRSWSAADRPLSALVAAKRGSGSTISVVLPALNEEATVGAIVAEIRRSLMEAVPLVDELVVIDSGSTDRTSREAADAGARVVHRDAILPRMPALPGKGEVLWRSLLVTSGDIVCFVDADLKEFSPDFVSGIVGPLLTDPDVDFVKAMYDRPLGSAAGQGGRVTELMARPVLNLHWPLLAGFVQPLGGEYAVRRGLLEQLPFPVGYGVELGLLVDALHTVGLDALAQVDVGVRVHRHQDGLALGRMAAAIYRTAQLRLARGHLVRPELTQFERGEEGFAARTTKVDTEERPPMIEITEYRGGRLTDPPPDPLPEHTAHTRPPAPYHRRTG; this comes from the coding sequence GTGCTCGAAGAGGTGGAGCGCTGGCTCACCAAGCGGTCCTGGTCCGCCGCCGACCGGCCGCTGAGCGCACTGGTGGCGGCCAAACGCGGCAGCGGGTCGACGATCAGCGTCGTGCTGCCCGCGCTGAACGAGGAGGCGACGGTCGGGGCGATCGTGGCGGAGATCCGCCGCTCGCTGATGGAGGCCGTGCCGCTCGTCGACGAACTGGTGGTGATCGACTCCGGTTCCACCGACCGCACCTCGCGGGAGGCCGCCGACGCCGGGGCCCGGGTCGTGCACCGCGACGCGATCCTGCCGAGGATGCCCGCCCTGCCCGGCAAGGGCGAGGTGCTGTGGCGGTCACTGCTGGTCACCAGCGGTGACATCGTCTGCTTCGTCGACGCCGACCTGAAGGAGTTCTCGCCGGACTTCGTCTCCGGCATCGTCGGTCCGCTGCTGACCGACCCGGACGTCGACTTCGTCAAGGCGATGTACGACCGCCCGCTCGGCTCGGCCGCCGGCCAGGGCGGCCGCGTCACCGAACTCATGGCCCGCCCGGTGCTCAACCTGCACTGGCCGCTCCTGGCGGGCTTCGTCCAGCCGCTGGGCGGCGAGTACGCGGTCCGCCGGGGCCTGCTGGAGCAGCTCCCGTTCCCCGTCGGCTACGGCGTGGAGCTGGGTCTGCTGGTGGACGCCCTGCACACGGTGGGACTGGACGCGCTGGCCCAGGTCGACGTGGGCGTCCGCGTCCACCGGCACCAGGACGGCCTGGCCCTCGGCCGCATGGCCGCCGCCATCTACCGCACCGCCCAGCTCCGGCTGGCCCGCGGCCACCTGGTCCGCCCGGAACTGACCCAGTTCGAGCGCGGCGAGGAGGGCTTCGCCGCCCGCACCACGAAGGTCGACACCGAGGAGCGACCCCCGATGATCGAGATCACCGAGTACCGCGGCGGCCGTCTGACGGACCCCCCGCCGGACCCCCTCCCCGAACACACCGCCCACACCCGCCCTCCGGCCCCGTACCACCGCAGAACAGGCTGA
- a CDS encoding MoaD/ThiS family protein, which yields MSVNVRIPTILRTYTDGRSEVAAEGATLAEVIADLEKNHAGIAARVLDDQGKLRRFVNVYVNDDDVRFEQGLQTATPDGAGISIIPAVAGGC from the coding sequence ATGAGCGTCAACGTCCGCATCCCCACCATCCTGCGCACCTACACCGACGGCCGGTCCGAGGTCGCCGCCGAGGGCGCGACCCTCGCCGAGGTCATCGCCGACCTGGAGAAGAACCACGCCGGCATCGCCGCCCGCGTCCTCGACGACCAGGGCAAGCTCCGCCGCTTCGTCAACGTCTACGTCAACGACGACGACGTCCGCTTCGAGCAGGGGCTCCAGACCGCCACGCCCGACGGCGCCGGCATCTCGATCATCCCCGCCGTCGCCGGCGGCTGCTGA
- a CDS encoding VOC family protein, translated as MTVRGIDHVGVTVPDLEAATRFLVDALGAEVLYDTLPAGQGPVGGPETEQRLGVPPGTRQLAIRMMALPDGPGLELFAYEPPGRSPALPSDLGWQHLALYVDDLDAARARAVAAGARPLAPPHPLPGPEAGPANRFAYLRTPWGSTLELVTYPDPQPYARHTDRRRWRPRPASGPQAGQDG; from the coding sequence ATGACCGTACGAGGAATCGACCACGTCGGCGTCACCGTCCCCGACCTGGAGGCCGCCACCCGCTTCCTGGTCGACGCGCTCGGCGCCGAGGTGCTGTACGACACGCTCCCGGCCGGCCAGGGACCGGTCGGCGGCCCGGAGACCGAGCAGCGCCTCGGCGTCCCGCCCGGCACCCGCCAGCTCGCCATCCGCATGATGGCCCTCCCCGACGGCCCGGGCCTCGAACTCTTCGCCTACGAGCCGCCCGGCCGCTCCCCCGCCCTCCCCAGCGACCTCGGCTGGCAGCACCTCGCCCTGTACGTCGACGACCTCGACGCCGCCCGCGCCCGCGCCGTCGCCGCGGGCGCCCGCCCCCTCGCCCCGCCCCACCCGCTCCCCGGTCCGGAGGCGGGCCCCGCCAACCGCTTCGCCTACCTCCGCACCCCCTGGGGCAGCACCCTGGAACTGGTCACCTACCCGGACCCCCAGCCCTACGCACGGCACACGGACCGGAGGCGGTGGCGGCCCCGCCCGGCATCCGGCCCGCAGGCCGGGCAGGACGGCTGA
- a CDS encoding MurR/RpiR family transcriptional regulator, which translates to MTSNVKESFGQGSPPAPAALAAKVRTLAPSMTRSMQRVAEAVAGDPAGCSALTVTGLAELTGTSEATVVRTARLLGYPGYRDLRLALAGLAAQQESGQSPAVTADIAVDDSLAEVVAKLAHDEQQTLADTAAGLDTAQLAACVDALAGARRIDIYGIGASGLVAQDLAQKLLRIGLIAHAHADPHLAVTNAVQLRPRDVAIAITHSGTTGDVIEPLRTAFERGATTIAVTGRPDGAVSQYADHLLTTSTARESELRPAAMSSRTSQLLVVDCLFVGVAQRTYETAAPALSASYEALAHRHDPRSGRR; encoded by the coding sequence GTGACCAGTAACGTGAAGGAAAGTTTCGGGCAGGGATCGCCGCCCGCTCCTGCGGCGCTCGCGGCCAAGGTCAGGACGTTGGCGCCGTCCATGACCCGGTCGATGCAGCGCGTCGCGGAGGCGGTGGCCGGGGACCCGGCGGGGTGTTCCGCCCTGACCGTGACCGGGCTCGCGGAGCTGACCGGGACCAGCGAGGCGACCGTGGTGCGGACCGCCCGGCTGCTCGGGTACCCGGGCTACCGGGACCTCCGGCTCGCGCTGGCGGGACTCGCCGCGCAGCAGGAGTCGGGCCAGTCCCCGGCCGTCACCGCCGACATCGCGGTGGACGACTCGCTGGCCGAGGTGGTCGCCAAGCTCGCCCACGACGAGCAGCAGACCCTCGCCGACACCGCCGCCGGGCTCGACACCGCGCAGCTCGCGGCGTGCGTGGACGCGCTCGCGGGGGCCCGGCGCATCGACATCTACGGCATCGGCGCCTCCGGCCTCGTCGCGCAGGACCTGGCGCAGAAGCTGCTGCGGATAGGTCTGATCGCCCACGCCCACGCCGATCCGCACCTCGCGGTGACCAACGCCGTGCAGCTGCGCCCGCGTGACGTGGCGATCGCCATCACCCACTCCGGTACGACCGGCGACGTGATCGAGCCGCTGCGCACCGCCTTCGAGCGGGGCGCCACCACGATCGCGGTGACCGGGCGGCCCGACGGCGCCGTGTCCCAGTACGCCGACCACCTGCTCACCACCTCCACGGCGCGCGAGAGCGAGCTGCGGCCGGCCGCGATGTCCTCGCGGACCAGCCAGCTCCTCGTCGTCGACTGTCTCTTCGTCGGCGTCGCCCAGCGCACCTACGAGACGGCGGCGCCCGCGCTGTCCGCCTCGTACGAGGCGCTGGCGCACCGCCACGACCCGCGTTCCGGACGCCGCTGA